A stretch of Vibrio aphrogenes DNA encodes these proteins:
- a CDS encoding phosphoglucomutase/phosphomannomutase family protein — translation MIKFGTGGWRAFIGEEFTQANVRLVAQALANIINHENAAENGFVIGYDRRFLSDKAAKWFAEVLAANGVKVSFINRFVPTPIVMFKAKAMNCHYSACITASHNPADYNGIKVFIQGGRDADEVITQKIEAQIAVLNPADVQVMEFDDALENGSIEIINPMNEFVDSIINAIDMESIKKANLRVLIDPMFGVAKNALQTVLINGRCDVDVINDGENPSFGGLMPSPSAATLYRLKHLVAAEGYDIGIGTDGDADRLGIIDEKGNFIHPNEVLILLYYYLLEYKGWKGSVVRNIATTHLLDKIAADHGEKSFEVPVGFKHISSQMEADDSLIGGESSGGLTIRGHIKGKDGVFASSLLVEMISVTGKKLSEMLDEIYSKYGYAYTAEGDCTFKASQKQALYNKIYVEKQLPEFEYEVERVSYDDGAKVYFKNGGWVIARFSGTEPLLRIFSEMADQPTAESVVAQMKMFLAL, via the coding sequence ATGATCAAATTTGGAACCGGTGGCTGGCGCGCCTTTATTGGCGAAGAGTTTACCCAAGCCAATGTGCGTTTAGTCGCGCAAGCGCTTGCCAACATCATCAATCATGAAAATGCCGCCGAAAATGGCTTTGTGATTGGTTATGACCGTCGCTTTTTATCGGATAAAGCCGCCAAGTGGTTTGCTGAAGTATTAGCGGCCAATGGCGTAAAAGTCAGCTTTATTAATCGCTTTGTTCCCACCCCTATTGTGATGTTCAAAGCCAAAGCCATGAACTGCCATTATTCCGCTTGTATTACCGCCTCACACAACCCTGCCGATTACAACGGCATCAAAGTGTTTATTCAAGGTGGTCGTGATGCCGACGAAGTGATCACACAAAAAATAGAAGCGCAAATCGCAGTTTTAAACCCCGCCGATGTGCAAGTAATGGAGTTTGATGATGCCTTAGAAAATGGCAGTATCGAAATCATTAACCCAATGAACGAGTTCGTGGATTCGATCATTAATGCCATTGATATGGAATCGATCAAAAAAGCCAACTTACGCGTCTTGATTGACCCGATGTTTGGGGTCGCCAAAAATGCCTTACAAACGGTGTTGATCAATGGTCGTTGTGATGTCGATGTCATTAATGACGGTGAAAATCCATCATTTGGTGGCTTAATGCCATCACCAAGCGCTGCCACCTTATATCGATTAAAACACTTAGTCGCGGCCGAAGGTTACGACATTGGCATTGGGACAGATGGCGATGCCGACCGCTTAGGGATCATCGATGAAAAAGGTAACTTCATTCACCCCAATGAAGTCCTGATCTTGTTGTATTATTACCTACTTGAATACAAAGGTTGGAAAGGCTCGGTGGTACGTAATATTGCCACCACTCACCTATTAGATAAAATTGCCGCCGATCATGGAGAGAAAAGCTTTGAGGTTCCAGTAGGCTTTAAACACATTAGTAGCCAAATGGAAGCCGACGACTCTTTAATTGGCGGGGAAAGTTCGGGTGGATTAACCATTCGTGGCCACATCAAAGGCAAAGATGGTGTGTTTGCTTCCAGCTTATTGGTTGAGATGATCAGCGTGACAGGCAAGAAATTGTCAGAAATGCTCGATGAAATCTACAGCAAATATGGCTACGCCTACACAGCCGAGGGCGATTGCACCTTTAAAGCCTCACAAAAACAAGCGCTGTACAACAAAATCTACGTTGAAAAACAGCTGCCTGAATTTGAATATGAGGTAGAAAGAGTCAGCTATGACGATGGTGCGAAAGTCTACTTCAAAAATGGCGGCTGGGTAATTGCTCGCTTCTCAGGCACCGAACCGCTGTTGCGCATTTTCTCGGAAATGGCCGACCAACCAACAGCAGAAAGTGTTGTTGCACAAATGAAGATGTTTTTAGCGTTATAG
- the emrD gene encoding multidrug efflux MFS transporter EmrD, whose amino-acid sequence MSAPISLIKLTFLIAVLAAVGQMTQTMYVPSMGYMAHEFHVSAASMQAVMACYLIPYGLSQFIYGPLSDRLGRRPIILTGLIIYVVGSLAALFAHNFTLFLAASFIQGMGIGCGGAMSRTLSRDCFSGSDLHKVNSLISMCLMFSPLIAPLLGGYLTEAFNWRSSYLFLALFGIGVTIIMFTHMTETLPKESRSYDSVATSYRYVLGNQQFQGYLLCLVATFAGVALFEAAAGVLLGGKLKLAATTVSLLFIVPIPGYLLGSAMSTWIASRHSEKRALNFGLVAIALGSLVIFIPGVFGYTNALSLIGGATIYFLGAGVLFPAATTGAISPFPHHAGTAGALLGGIQNFGAGLATLIAAMMPAHNQMPLGALMLAMSLLAVLGLYRVNKKPMSPDVLGTAH is encoded by the coding sequence ATGTCTGCGCCTATTAGTTTAATCAAACTAACCTTCTTGATTGCCGTCTTGGCAGCAGTGGGACAAATGACGCAAACCATGTATGTGCCGTCAATGGGCTACATGGCGCACGAATTTCACGTCTCAGCGGCATCCATGCAAGCTGTCATGGCTTGTTATTTGATCCCTTATGGCTTATCTCAATTTATCTATGGGCCATTATCAGATCGCTTAGGTCGTCGTCCCATTATTTTAACAGGCTTAATCATTTATGTGGTTGGCTCGTTAGCGGCGCTATTTGCTCACAACTTCACTTTATTCCTTGCGGCAAGTTTCATTCAAGGTATGGGGATCGGCTGTGGTGGTGCGATGTCACGTACCTTAAGCCGTGACTGTTTTTCAGGCAGTGATTTACATAAGGTCAATAGCTTAATCAGCATGTGCTTAATGTTCTCACCTTTAATTGCACCATTATTGGGGGGCTATTTAACTGAAGCATTTAACTGGCGTAGTAGCTACTTATTTTTAGCTTTATTTGGTATTGGCGTAACCATCATCATGTTTACCCATATGACCGAAACCTTACCTAAAGAGTCACGCAGTTACGATTCTGTCGCCACCAGCTACCGTTACGTTTTAGGTAATCAGCAATTCCAAGGCTACTTACTTTGCTTAGTAGCAACCTTTGCTGGGGTGGCTTTATTTGAAGCGGCGGCTGGGGTGTTACTGGGCGGAAAATTAAAACTTGCCGCAACAACGGTCAGTTTATTATTCATTGTCCCAATCCCGGGCTATTTATTAGGTTCGGCGATGTCGACTTGGATCGCTTCACGCCACTCAGAAAAACGCGCCTTAAACTTTGGTTTAGTGGCCATTGCGTTAGGCTCACTAGTGATCTTTATCCCTGGGGTGTTTGGTTATACCAATGCGTTAAGCTTGATTGGTGGAGCGACCATTTACTTTTTAGGCGCTGGGGTGTTATTTCCTGCTGCGACCACAGGTGCGATCTCACCTTTCCCGCATCATGCCGGGACTGCGGGTGCTTTATTAGGTGGGATTCAAAACTTTGGTGCGGGTTTAGCCACCTTGATTGCCGCTATGATGCCAGCTCATAACCAAATGCCATTAGGTGCTCTGATGTTAGCGATGTCTTTATTGGCGGTATTAGGTTTATATCGAGTCAATAAGAAGCCAATGTCACCAGATGTGTTAGGCACCGCGCACTAG
- a CDS encoding GH36-type glycosyl hydrolase domain-containing protein: MKYGFFDNDNREYVITRPDVPAPWTNYLGTEKFCTVISHNAGGYSFYNSPEYNRVTKFRPNASFDRPGHYVYLRDDETGDYWSISWQPVAKSLDQATYEVRHGLSYSKFKCDYNGITATKTLFVPKDEDAEIWDVVIKNTGDKPRTISAFSFVEFSFSHIQSDNQNHQMSLYSAGTAYRTGVIEYDLYYNTNDFEGFYYLASTFDPDSYDGQRDSFLGLYRDEANPIAVEKGQCSNSAQTCYNHCGSLHKQFIIQPGEEIRFAYLLGIGKGNGDKLRAKYQDLSNIDAAFAGIKAHWDERCNKFQVKSPNEGLDTMINAWTLYQAETCVVWSRFASFIEVGGRTGLGYRDTAQDAISVPHANPTMTRKRLVDLLRGQVKAGYGLHLFDPDWFDPEKADVKPSKSPTVVPTPSDEDKIHGIEDTCSDDHLWLVPTICKYVMETGEQSFFDEVIPYADGGNATVYEHMKAALDFSAEYVGNTGICKGLRADWNDCLNLGGGESSMVSFLHYWALQEFIELAKYLGNTDDVDKYSTMAEGVRHACETHLWDDEGGWYIRGLTKNGDKIGTAKQTEGKIHLESNTLAVLSGAVSQERGERAMDSVDEHLYSPYGLHLNAPSFATPNDDIGFVTRVYQGVKENGAIFSHPNPWAWVAEAKLGRGDKAMKFYDALNPYNQNDMIETRIAEPYSYVQFIMGRDHQDHGRANHPWLTGTSGWAYFAVTNFILGVRTGFEGLTVDPCIPTAWPGFEVTRQWRGATYKITVQNPNQVSKGVASMTLNGQAIEGAIPVQAAGSINEVVVILG; the protein is encoded by the coding sequence ATGAAATACGGCTTTTTCGATAATGACAACCGTGAGTACGTCATCACTCGTCCAGACGTACCTGCGCCATGGACTAACTATTTAGGCACGGAAAAGTTTTGTACCGTGATTTCTCACAATGCTGGTGGTTACTCATTTTATAACTCCCCTGAGTATAATCGTGTCACCAAATTCCGCCCTAATGCCTCTTTCGACCGTCCTGGACATTATGTGTATTTACGTGATGATGAAACGGGCGATTATTGGTCTATCTCATGGCAACCTGTTGCTAAAAGCCTAGATCAAGCGACGTATGAAGTCCGTCATGGCTTGTCATATTCTAAATTTAAATGTGACTATAACGGCATTACAGCGACTAAAACCTTATTCGTTCCCAAAGATGAAGACGCTGAAATTTGGGATGTGGTGATTAAAAATACCGGTGACAAACCGCGTACCATTAGTGCTTTCTCATTTGTTGAATTTTCATTTAGCCATATTCAATCGGATAACCAAAACCATCAGATGTCACTGTATTCTGCAGGAACGGCTTATCGCACTGGGGTGATCGAATACGATCTTTACTACAACACCAATGATTTCGAAGGCTTTTACTACTTAGCTTCAACCTTTGATCCAGATTCCTATGACGGTCAGCGTGACAGCTTTTTAGGCTTATACCGTGATGAAGCTAACCCTATTGCTGTAGAAAAAGGCCAATGCTCAAATTCCGCGCAAACCTGTTATAACCATTGTGGCTCTTTGCATAAACAATTTATCATCCAACCGGGTGAAGAAATTCGCTTTGCTTACCTGCTCGGTATCGGTAAAGGCAATGGCGACAAGCTACGTGCCAAATACCAAGATCTTAGCAATATCGATGCTGCGTTTGCGGGTATAAAGGCTCACTGGGATGAGCGTTGTAACAAGTTCCAAGTCAAATCGCCTAATGAAGGTTTGGATACCATGATCAACGCATGGACACTCTACCAAGCAGAAACCTGTGTAGTATGGTCACGCTTTGCTTCTTTCATTGAGGTAGGTGGCCGTACTGGTCTTGGCTATCGTGACACAGCTCAAGATGCGATTTCGGTTCCGCATGCCAACCCAACAATGACGCGCAAACGCTTAGTCGATCTCCTACGCGGCCAAGTGAAAGCAGGTTACGGTCTGCACTTGTTTGATCCAGATTGGTTCGATCCAGAAAAAGCCGATGTCAAACCTTCAAAATCGCCAACCGTGGTTCCTACCCCAAGCGATGAAGATAAGATCCACGGCATTGAAGATACCTGTTCTGACGATCATTTATGGTTGGTTCCCACCATTTGTAAATACGTTATGGAAACCGGTGAGCAAAGCTTCTTTGATGAAGTGATCCCGTATGCCGATGGTGGTAATGCTACCGTCTACGAACACATGAAAGCGGCCTTAGATTTCTCGGCAGAATATGTGGGTAACACCGGTATTTGTAAAGGTTTACGTGCCGACTGGAATGACTGCTTAAACTTAGGTGGCGGCGAATCATCTATGGTGTCCTTCCTCCATTATTGGGCACTGCAAGAGTTTATCGAATTAGCCAAATACTTAGGTAACACCGACGATGTCGACAAATACAGCACCATGGCTGAAGGGGTACGTCATGCTTGCGAAACCCACTTATGGGATGACGAAGGCGGTTGGTATATTCGTGGCCTAACCAAAAATGGCGACAAAATCGGTACCGCTAAGCAAACCGAAGGAAAGATTCACTTAGAATCGAATACGCTGGCCGTTCTGTCTGGCGCGGTATCTCAAGAGCGTGGCGAACGTGCCATGGATTCTGTCGATGAACATTTATATTCACCTTACGGCCTACACTTGAATGCTCCATCTTTTGCTACCCCAAATGATGACATTGGTTTTGTTACTCGTGTGTATCAAGGCGTGAAAGAAAATGGCGCGATCTTCTCGCATCCCAACCCTTGGGCGTGGGTTGCCGAAGCCAAACTTGGCCGTGGTGATAAAGCGATGAAATTCTACGACGCCTTAAACCCTTACAACCAAAATGACATGATCGAAACGCGCATTGCAGAACCTTATTCTTATGTGCAATTCATCATGGGTCGCGATCACCAAGATCATGGTCGTGCTAACCATCCATGGTTAACCGGTACTTCCGGATGGGCTTACTTTGCGGTTACAAACTTCATTCTTGGCGTGCGTACTGGATTTGAAGGCCTAACCGTCGATCCTTGTATTCCTACCGCTTGGCCTGGTTTTGAAGTGACCCGTCAATGGCGTGGTGCGACATATAAGATTACGGTACAAAACCCGAATCAAGTTAGCAAAGGGGTGGCATCAATGACCTTAAATGGTCAAGCAATTGAAGGTGCTATTCCGGTACAAGCGGCTGGTAGCATCAACGAAGTTGTGGTGATTTTAGGTTAG
- a CDS encoding glycoside hydrolase family 9 protein — MQILTNHLGYSCFSSKNAVVLASTLDQTITAQLINVDSLQVAAEFNATAIGRVDNWHHGEYFQIDFSSFTQAGQYFLAIAGHHSHPFMIQENLLLQRTFSDVLHYFKSQRCGGIFDKQDQKVPLLNSEQHLDVHGGWYDASGDVSKYLSHLSYANYLNPQQIPMVVWNMLKGLSLTDNHSDFARFSQVRLTEEALFGADFLVRMQSEQGYFYMTVFDKWSKDIKQREICAYETQQGHKGDDYQAGFRQGGGVAIAALAAAARLPQCGEYTQSHYLNAAIKGYWHLMEHNSEYLNDGTANIIDEYCALLAATELYRSTQQDLFLTQARNWASALITRQHSDEQWQHFWSANADGSRPYFHAAEAGLPVIALLEYLAIEADTTHQQPVLSVVENALRFELAITHQVQNPFGYPRQYVKSVTGNKRSAFFIAHHNESGYWWQGENARLGSLASMAYLAQPYLQDEELKAALKTYGQSALDWILGLNPYDMCMLDGHGHNNPDYLPDLGFFNAKGGVCNGITAGFEDESDIAFNPPAQKDDMLQNWRWGEQWIPHGAWYLLAILSQHYAELTTKGEQ, encoded by the coding sequence ATGCAAATTCTTACTAACCACCTTGGCTACTCATGCTTTAGCAGCAAAAATGCCGTTGTACTTGCCTCAACATTAGATCAAACCATCACCGCGCAATTAATTAATGTTGATAGCTTACAAGTGGCGGCCGAGTTTAATGCCACCGCCATCGGTCGGGTCGATAATTGGCATCATGGTGAGTATTTTCAAATCGATTTTTCTTCGTTTACTCAAGCAGGCCAGTACTTTTTGGCGATCGCAGGTCACCACTCTCACCCATTCATGATCCAAGAAAACTTGCTGCTGCAACGCACCTTTTCCGATGTCTTGCATTATTTTAAATCCCAACGCTGTGGCGGTATTTTTGATAAGCAAGATCAAAAAGTACCGCTACTCAATAGTGAACAACACCTTGATGTACACGGTGGTTGGTATGATGCTTCAGGTGATGTCAGTAAATATCTAAGCCATCTTTCATATGCAAACTACCTTAATCCTCAGCAAATTCCAATGGTTGTTTGGAATATGCTAAAAGGCCTATCACTGACTGACAATCACAGTGATTTTGCACGTTTTTCTCAGGTTCGTTTAACCGAAGAAGCATTATTTGGCGCTGACTTTTTAGTGCGCATGCAAAGTGAGCAAGGCTACTTTTATATGACGGTGTTTGATAAGTGGAGTAAAGATATCAAACAACGTGAAATCTGTGCTTATGAGACTCAACAAGGTCATAAAGGCGACGATTATCAAGCCGGATTCCGCCAAGGTGGAGGGGTTGCAATTGCCGCCCTCGCGGCAGCGGCACGTTTACCTCAATGTGGCGAGTACACGCAAAGCCACTACCTCAATGCCGCCATCAAAGGCTACTGGCACTTAATGGAACACAACAGCGAATACCTCAATGATGGTACGGCCAATATTATTGATGAATATTGCGCCCTCTTAGCCGCCACTGAGTTATATCGCAGTACACAACAAGACCTCTTTTTAACGCAAGCTCGGAACTGGGCGAGCGCCTTAATCACAAGACAACACAGTGATGAGCAATGGCAACACTTTTGGTCTGCCAATGCTGATGGCTCACGCCCCTATTTTCACGCCGCCGAAGCGGGGTTGCCAGTGATAGCGCTCTTGGAATATTTAGCCATCGAAGCCGATACAACTCATCAACAACCTGTACTGTCGGTAGTTGAAAACGCCTTACGATTTGAACTGGCGATCACACACCAAGTCCAAAACCCATTTGGCTACCCTCGTCAATATGTTAAATCGGTAACGGGTAACAAACGTAGCGCCTTTTTTATTGCCCATCACAACGAGTCTGGCTACTGGTGGCAAGGTGAAAATGCTCGCTTGGGCTCATTAGCCAGCATGGCCTATTTGGCTCAACCTTATTTGCAAGATGAAGAGTTAAAAGCCGCACTCAAAACCTATGGTCAGTCTGCACTTGATTGGATCTTAGGATTGAACCCTTACGATATGTGTATGCTTGATGGCCATGGTCACAATAACCCTGACTACTTGCCAGACCTTGGGTTCTTCAATGCCAAAGGAGGGGTGTGCAATGGTATCACTGCTGGCTTTGAAGATGAGAGCGACATTGCTTTTAACCCTCCCGCACAAAAAGATGACATGCTCCAAAACTGGCGCTGGGGCGAACAATGGATCCCACATGGCGCTTGGTATTTATTGGCAATTCTCAGCCAACACTATGCCGAGCTCACCACGAAAGGAGAGCAATAA
- a CDS encoding beta-N-acetylhexosaminidase gives MDYRIDLAVLEEQENYTRFGLTLHNLSDVDLQHWQLNVSFRRYIQPDSLTQGRIEQVGGLCTFIPQAPHTLAANAHYYVEFGCQTAPFQLLNDGFDDAIIHTVIQNKRHNIKVAVTPIALKSANKQKTYTPNTPTNYQGIIPRPVSLQLTAGKFDLAQNIIFQSHSNQSKAALTWLASELSTLLDNTIKMSSQGNVCFVVSPNLSDDAYKLEIQPQQIILEANSTSGFMSASVTLWQWICRQVHHGESSLPCVIIEDKPRFKHRGMMLDCARHFHSIETIKRLINQLAQLKFNVFHWHLTDDEGWRIEIKALPQLTEIGAWRGFETPIEPQYSHLAEQYGGFYTQAQIRDIVQYAAERNITVIPEIDIPGHCRAAIKSLPELLVDPEDRSQYRSIQYYTDNVLSPALTGTYTFIDTVLEEVAQLFPAPYVHIGADEVPHGVWSNSPKCQALMAQHGYTDPKELQGHLLRHAEQKLASLGKRMIGWEEVQHGNKVSKDTIVCSWLSEKAGLEGAEKGFDIILQPAQYTYLDIVQDHNSEELGVNWAGVTPLEKAYSYEPLSELAPDDPRRQHIFGVQCGLWCEVIDQQNRIDHMLYPRLLAMAEACWTDRKQRDWADFLARLNGHLPTLIHQGIQFRPWYQAD, from the coding sequence ATGGATTATCGTATTGACCTTGCCGTTCTTGAAGAACAGGAAAATTACACTCGTTTTGGCTTAACTTTGCATAATTTAAGCGATGTGGATTTACAACATTGGCAACTTAATGTGAGCTTTCGCCGTTATATTCAGCCAGATAGCCTAACACAAGGCCGCATTGAACAAGTGGGCGGATTATGCACGTTTATCCCACAAGCGCCACACACACTGGCTGCAAACGCCCATTATTACGTTGAGTTTGGTTGTCAGACGGCCCCTTTCCAATTATTAAATGATGGGTTTGATGATGCGATTATTCACACTGTCATTCAAAATAAACGCCATAACATCAAGGTTGCCGTGACCCCGATTGCCTTGAAATCGGCCAACAAACAAAAAACCTACACCCCCAATACTCCCACTAATTATCAAGGGATTATTCCTCGACCTGTCAGCCTTCAATTAACGGCAGGAAAGTTTGATTTAGCCCAAAATATTATTTTTCAATCTCATTCAAACCAAAGCAAAGCAGCATTAACTTGGTTGGCGAGTGAGCTCAGCACGTTACTGGATAATACGATAAAAATGAGCAGCCAAGGCAACGTTTGCTTTGTCGTCAGCCCTAACTTATCCGATGACGCGTATAAACTTGAAATTCAACCACAACAAATTATTCTTGAAGCCAACTCCACCAGCGGCTTTATGTCGGCGTCCGTCACCTTATGGCAATGGATCTGTCGTCAAGTTCACCACGGCGAAAGCTCGCTACCTTGTGTCATTATTGAAGATAAACCACGCTTTAAGCACCGTGGCATGATGCTAGATTGTGCTCGTCACTTTCATTCGATAGAGACCATTAAGCGCCTCATTAATCAATTGGCCCAACTCAAATTCAATGTCTTCCATTGGCACTTAACCGATGACGAAGGTTGGCGTATTGAAATTAAAGCCTTACCACAATTAACTGAGATTGGCGCTTGGCGTGGATTTGAAACCCCTATTGAACCGCAATATTCTCACTTAGCTGAGCAATACGGCGGCTTTTATACCCAAGCACAGATCCGAGACATCGTCCAATACGCCGCAGAGCGTAACATAACCGTGATCCCTGAAATCGATATTCCTGGTCATTGTCGCGCGGCCATCAAATCTTTGCCGGAATTATTAGTCGATCCCGAAGACCGCTCCCAATATCGCAGTATTCAGTACTATACCGATAATGTGTTATCGCCAGCGTTAACCGGTACTTACACCTTTATCGATACCGTTTTAGAAGAAGTCGCGCAATTATTCCCAGCGCCTTATGTTCATATTGGGGCTGATGAAGTCCCACATGGTGTATGGAGCAATAGCCCGAAATGCCAAGCGTTAATGGCACAACATGGTTACACCGATCCTAAAGAACTCCAAGGACACTTACTTCGTCACGCCGAACAAAAGCTCGCCTCGCTTGGCAAACGCATGATTGGCTGGGAAGAAGTTCAGCATGGAAATAAAGTCAGCAAAGACACCATCGTTTGCTCATGGCTTAGTGAAAAAGCAGGATTGGAAGGAGCTGAAAAAGGCTTCGATATTATCTTACAACCCGCGCAATACACTTATTTAGATATCGTACAAGACCATAACAGTGAAGAGCTGGGCGTCAATTGGGCAGGAGTCACGCCATTAGAAAAAGCCTATTCCTATGAACCGTTATCAGAACTTGCGCCAGACGATCCTCGCCGTCAACACATCTTTGGTGTTCAGTGCGGCTTATGGTGCGAAGTCATCGATCAGCAAAATCGTATCGACCACATGCTTTATCCACGTTTATTAGCAATGGCTGAAGCGTGTTGGACGGATAGAAAACAACGAGATTGGGCTGATTTTTTAGCCCGCCTCAATGGGCATTTACCCACTTTAATTCACCAAGGCATTCAATTTCGCCCTTGGTATCAAGCAGATTAG
- a CDS encoding ABC transporter ATP-binding protein, with amino-acid sequence MSSSDKYGKLLIEGKNLVKDFPITSNSLKQPMMRAINDVSFKMYKSRGLAVVGESGSGKSTTAKMIAKMYPPTAGTIEYKGRDILEIKNKQDLMHYREGVQMVWQDPFGSLNPTHNIFHHIARPLIIHKKVKSSHKKELQERVYELLEQVGLNPAKETAAKFPHQLSGGQRQRVNLARNIAVGAEVVLADEPTSMLDVSIRAGVLNLMEEMKFDKQMSLLYITHDIATARYIAEDLSVMYVGHMVEWGDTDDIIHDPQHPYTQLLVSAVPDPKKSIHEKLKGNKGEIPLWTPDSLGCPFAGRCLHATPKCREKMPGVTQLAKNHFVRCYLFEN; translated from the coding sequence ATGAGCTCATCAGACAAATATGGAAAATTATTGATAGAAGGGAAAAACCTGGTTAAAGACTTCCCTATCACCAGTAATTCATTAAAACAGCCAATGATGCGCGCCATCAATGACGTGTCATTTAAAATGTATAAAAGCCGAGGCTTAGCGGTCGTGGGTGAATCGGGTTCAGGTAAATCTACCACCGCCAAAATGATCGCTAAAATGTACCCCCCTACTGCTGGGACAATTGAGTACAAAGGTCGCGATATCTTAGAGATCAAAAACAAACAAGATCTCATGCATTATCGTGAAGGCGTACAAATGGTATGGCAAGACCCATTTGGATCCTTAAACCCAACCCATAATATTTTTCACCATATTGCTCGCCCTTTGATCATTCATAAAAAGGTCAAAAGCAGCCACAAAAAAGAGTTACAAGAACGCGTATACGAACTGCTAGAACAAGTGGGATTAAACCCGGCAAAAGAAACCGCGGCCAAATTCCCACACCAACTTTCAGGCGGTCAACGTCAACGCGTTAACTTAGCCCGTAACATTGCAGTTGGCGCTGAAGTGGTGTTAGCCGATGAGCCAACCTCCATGCTGGATGTCTCGATTCGTGCCGGTGTGTTGAACTTAATGGAAGAGATGAAGTTCGATAAACAAATGTCGCTACTTTATATCACCCATGACATCGCCACCGCTCGCTACATTGCCGAAGATCTTTCGGTGATGTATGTCGGACACATGGTGGAATGGGGAGACACCGATGACATTATTCATGATCCACAGCATCCATACACTCAACTTTTAGTGTCAGCAGTACCGGATCCCAAAAAATCCATTCATGAAAAATTAAAAGGCAATAAAGGCGAGATCCCACTCTGGACCCCAGATTCACTCGGTTGCCCATTCGCGGGTCGTTGTTTACACGCAACGCCAAAATGTCGTGAAAAAATGCCAGGTGTCACTCAGTTGGCTAAAAACCACTTTGTACGCTGTTACTTATTTGAAAATTAA
- a CDS encoding N-acetylglucosamine kinase encodes MSYLFVGIDGGGTSCRARVRDQSGHLIGEGKSGSANILLGIEVAMASILQAIEQALEATPFTQDDYSRLHVGLALAAAEQKQAWLQFMSQPHPFASMVLNTDAYGACLGAHHGQDGAIMIAGTGSCGLLLKQGQQHVVGGREFPISDLGGGAIMGLRLIQHTLLAVDGIKPSSAITDMVLQHFEHDLDAIVAWSKTARPCDYGQFSPSIFACAAQGDAVAEELLRHSAQDLDLYLNALIHKGADKIVLMGGIGERIHPWLSAEVLPYLVAPQFDAIEGALMMANQPQHNLYPLNQ; translated from the coding sequence ATGTCTTATCTTTTCGTAGGCATTGATGGCGGCGGTACCTCTTGTCGAGCGCGCGTTCGCGATCAATCCGGTCACTTAATCGGTGAAGGTAAAAGCGGCAGTGCCAATATTTTACTTGGTATTGAGGTAGCTATGGCCTCGATTCTACAAGCCATTGAACAAGCGCTTGAAGCCACGCCTTTCACCCAAGATGATTATTCTCGCTTACATGTTGGGCTGGCTTTAGCGGCAGCAGAGCAAAAACAAGCGTGGTTACAATTTATGAGCCAACCTCACCCATTTGCCAGCATGGTACTCAATACCGATGCTTATGGCGCTTGTCTTGGAGCTCATCACGGTCAAGATGGTGCCATTATGATTGCTGGAACCGGTTCTTGTGGCTTGTTATTAAAGCAAGGTCAACAACATGTAGTTGGCGGACGTGAATTTCCGATTTCCGATCTCGGTGGCGGTGCCATCATGGGGCTGCGTTTAATTCAACACACTTTACTTGCGGTCGATGGTATCAAACCCTCAAGCGCGATTACCGATATGGTTTTGCAGCATTTTGAACATGATCTTGATGCGATTGTGGCTTGGTCGAAAACCGCTCGTCCGTGCGATTATGGCCAGTTTTCACCGAGTATCTTTGCTTGCGCCGCTCAAGGCGATGCCGTTGCAGAAGAGCTGCTGCGACACAGCGCCCAAGATCTCGACCTCTATCTTAATGCTTTAATTCACAAGGGCGCTGACAAAATCGTCTTAATGGGCGGTATCGGTGAACGTATCCACCCTTGGCTTTCAGCAGAGGTTTTACCTTATTTAGTCGCCCCTCAATTTGATGCAATCGAAGGGGCGCTAATGATGGCCAATCAGCCACAACATAATTTGTATCCATTGAACCAATAA